The following are encoded in a window of Impatiens glandulifera chromosome 5, dImpGla2.1, whole genome shotgun sequence genomic DNA:
- the LOC124937964 gene encoding GATA transcription factor 19-like, with the protein MATANLHPFQAQPYEDHHRPELEAVQTDDYENGCCCCDGGGGGRDDDTMDEETDEGRLSLVNTSEHHQHHHDGKLGGLVVASRTSELTLAFEGEVYVFSAVTPEKVQAILLHLRDREAPAGARTVDASYNPCNRGGNDIPKHSTLSRRIASLVRFREKHKERCFDKKIRYTVRKEAAQRMNRKNGQFASTKENSVSSGWDCAKGREQPDNSIRPETVLRRCHHCGVSENATPAMRRGPDGPRTLCNACGLMWANKVHQVSNCKLKALKLSIMQHFNYSSSFQCYEIL; encoded by the exons ATGGCGACGGCAAACCTACATCCATTTCAAGCTCAGCCGTACGAAGACCACCACCGGCCGGAGCTTGAAGCTGTTCAAACTGATGACTACGAGAATGGCTGCTGCTGCTGcgacggcggcggcggcggcagggATGATGATACTATGGACGAGGAGACAGACGAAGGACGCCTGTCGTTGGTTAATACATCGGAGcatcatcaacatcaccacGACGGGAAGCTCGGTGGACTTGTCGTTGCCTCCCGGACTAGTGAGCTTACTCTTGCTTTTGAAGGCGAGGTTTATGTTTTTTCTGCTGTTACGCCAGAAAAG GTGCAAGCCATACTCTTACATTTGAGAGACAGAGAAGCACCAGCTGGTGCCCGTACTGTTGATGCATCTTATAATCCATGCAATAGG GGTGGGAACGACATCCCAAAGCATTCAACTCTTTCACGAAGAATTGCTTCACTTGTTAGATTTCGTGAGAAACACAAAGAGAGGTGCTTTGACAAGAAAATCAGATACACTGTGCGCAAAGAAGCTGCTCAAAG AATGAACCGCAAAAATGGTCAATTTGCATCAACGAAAGAAAATTCAGTGTCTTCTGGTTGGGATTGTGCTAAAGGTCGTGAACAACCTGATAACAGTATTCGCCCAGAAACTGT TCTTAGAAGATGCCATCATTGTGGCGTTAGCGAGAATGCTACTCCTGCAATGCGTCGAGGCCCAGATGGACCAAGGACACTCTGCAATGCTTGTGGACTTATGTGGGCAAACAAGGTACATCAAGTATCTAATTGCAAACTAAAGGCACTTAAACTCTCAATAATGCAACACTTCAATTATTCTAGCTCTTTTCAATGTTATGAAATTTTGTAA
- the LOC124940013 gene encoding aldehyde oxidase GLOX-like, with translation MLIMNQFQSIPFIISLFLAGAGVGAGDGGTWSLLQPSIGISAMHMQLLPNDRVLIFDRTDFGQSNISLPDGKCRDDPNDTVLKRDCTAHSVEYDVVSNSIRPLTVQTDVWCSSGAMFPDGSFVQTGGYSDGERNVRVFKPCSDCDWLEIPSGLINKRWYSTNHILPDGTKQIIIGGRRQFNYEFYPKTSPVSSPVYKLPFLAQTNDPKIENNLYPFVFLNVDGNLFIFANNRAILFDYQKSIVVKNYPQIPGGDPRSYPSTGSAVLLPLKNLNAQTVQAEVLVCGGAPKGSYVSAQKGEFVRALNTCGRIRINDPDPMWIVETMPYSRVMGDMLLLPNGHVLIINGAGTGTAGWEYGRDPVFSPVVYRPDRDLESRFDVQSPSNIPRMYHSSALLLRDGRVLVGGSNPHTYYNFTGVMFPTDLTLESFSPSYLNSDKLRPKIITPVSGALKFAYGQQVSLRFRVDLDGSTLDGSSILVTMVSPSFNTHSFAMNARLLVLDIGNSSIVSGIDSSTFDVTAAMPSSNNLAPAGFYLLFVVHREIPSEGIWVRIE, from the coding sequence ATGTTGATCATGAACCAATTTCAGTCAATTCCCTTTATCATTTCCCTCTTTCTCGCCGGTGCCGGTGTCGGCGCCGGCGACGGCGGTACATGGTCTCTCCTTCAACCCTCCATAGGAATTTCAGCTATGCATATGCAACTTCTCCCAAACGACCGTGTCCTAATCTTCGACCGGACCGATTTCGGTCAGTCCAACATTTCCCTACCGGACGGAAAATGTCGTGACGACCCAAATGATACCGTTCTAAAAAGAGACTGTACGGCTCATTCCGTCGAATACGACGTCGTTTCAAACTCAATCCGACCACTAACGGTTCAAACCGATGTTTGGTGTTCCTCCGGCGCCATGTTTCCCGACGGCAGCTTTGTTCAAACCGGCGGTTATAGCGACGGCGAAAGAAACGTCAGGGTTTTCAAACCGTGTTCGGATTGTGATTGGTTAGAAATTCCTTCTGGTTTGATTAACAAGAGATGGTATTCAACTAATCATATTCTACCGGACGGTACTAAACAGATCATCATCGGCGGCCGCCGGCAGTTTAATTATGAGTTTTACCCGAAAACATCACCCGTTTCTTCACCGGTTTATAAATTACCGTTCTTGGCACAAACGAATGATCCGAAGATTGAGAATAATTTGTACCCGTTTGTGTTTCTTAACGTTGATGGTAATCTGTTCATCTTCGCGAACAATCGAGCAATCTTATTTGATTATCAAAAATCGATTGTAGTGAAAAATTACCCGCAAATACCGGGTGGGGATCCGAGATCTTACCCGAGTACCGGGTCTGCGGTTCTTCTTCCACTCAAGAATTTAAACGCCCAAACGGTTCAAGCCGAGGTTTTAGTGTGTGGAGGCGCACCGAAAGGATCGTATGTAAGCGCCCAAAAAGGAGAGTTTGTTCGGGCGCTTAACACTTGCGGAAGGATCCGGATCAACGACCCGGATCCAATGTGGATTGTTGAGACCATGCCATATTCGCGGGTAATGGGCGATATGCTATTGCTTCCGAATGGTCACGTGTTAATTATTAACGGCGCTGGAACGGGTACGGCGGGTTGGGAATACGGGCGTGACCCGGTTTTCAGCCCGGTTGTTTATCGGCCCGATAGAGATCTCGAGTCACGGTTCGATGTTCAAAGCCCGAGTAATATTCCGAGAATGTATCATTCGTCGGCTTTGCTTCTTCGCGATGGTCGTGTTTTAGTGGGCGGAAGTAACCCTCACACTTATTACAATTTTACGGGAGTTATGTTCCCAACCGATTTAACCCTCGAGAGTTTCTCTCCGTCATATCTAAATTCAGATAAGTTACGCCCGAAAATCATCACCCCGGTCTCCGGAGCTCTCAAATTCGCGTACGGGCAACAAGTGTCGTTGCGGTTCAGAGTCGACCTCGATGGGTCGACTCTGGATGGGAGTTCAATTTTGGTGACAATGGTGTCACCGTCGTTTAATACGCATTCGTTCGCGATGAACGCTCGGTTATTGGTACTTGACATTGGGAATAGTAGTATTGTGTCGGGAATTGATTCATCGACTTTTGATGTTACGGCTGCGATGCCGAGTTCGAACAATCTTGCGCCGGCTGGATTTTATCTTTTGTTTGTAGTTCATCGAGAAATACCGAGTGAGGGTATTTGGGTACGAATAGAATGA